CGATCAACACGAACACACACGCGGTGCTCGACGGGTTCACGATCACCAAGGGCTATTCCGACTGGTCGGGAGCGGGGCTCTACATCGAGAACGCTTCGCCACGCGTGAGCAACTGCAAATTCTCGAGCAACCGCGCGGGGTACGGCGGCGCCGTGATCCTGAGTCAGACGAGTTTGCCCGTATTCACCAACTGCCGCTTCGACAGCAACACGGCGGTTTGGGGCGGCGGAGCGATCTTTGTCGAAGATCCTTCGACGCTGGTGGCGGACACGTGCACGTTTATGAACAACGCGGGCGCGTGGGGAGGCGCGGTCGCATCGAACAATTCGCACATCGATATCCGCACGTGCTCGATCACATCGAACCATGCGCTGACGTACAACGGCGGCGCGTTCGATCTGAACGGCGTGACATTCAATCTCACGAATTCGCTCGTCGCAAACAACACGGCGATCGAAGACGGCGGTGGCCTCTGGATCGCCAACGCGACGAACGCCACGATACTGAACTCAACGATCGCAAACAACAACGCGACGAACTACACCGGCGGTGCGACGGTCTATTTCGCGAGCGCGAGCGTGACCAACTCGATCCTCTGGGGAAATACGGGCGGACTGCCGGGTACGCAGGACAAGAATCTGGTCTTGTACAGCTCCGCGGTCACGACGAGCTACTCATCCGTTCAAGGCTGGACCGGTTCGTTCGGAGGCTCGAACAACAACGGGTCGAACCCGATGTTTGTGAATGCCGCGGGCGGCGATTTCTCGCTCGGCGCGGGGTCGGCGGCGATTGATTCGGCGAACGACGCGGCATTGCCGGGTTCGTTCCAGTTCGACCTTGCGGGCAATGTTCGGCGCAACGGCATCCTCGATCGCGGCGCGTACGAATTCGGCTCGCACCTCCCCTGTCCCGGCGATCTCAACAACGACGGATTCGTGGATGACTCGGACTTTGTGATCTTCGCTTCGGCGTACAACATTCTCGACTGTGCCGATCCATCGATGCCCGGCGGCTGCCCGGCCGATTTGAATGACGACGGCATCGTGGAAGATTCAGATTTCGTGATCTTCGCCGGGGCGTACAACGAATTGCTGTGTCCCTGAGCGCCCGACGCAGGTTCCATAGCCGCGGCATGGTGCGAGATCGACAACCATCGCCCACTTCGGCGAACTTGCGGAACCGGATCGAAATGCGAGCGAAAGGTTGAGAGTGCCCAAGCTGGGCCGGGCGGTGGGGGCCCGTTGACAACTCGTGTTTTCGGGCAGGACGCGCGTACGTCCGATCGCGAAGGGGATATTTCCTTCCGTGCAGGTCACGGCGTTCTCATTGAGGTATTTTGCCTCGGTCTTTTCGCTCCTCCGTTGAACGGAGTCCGAGCGCCCTGCCATCCATCCCGTGGTCTCCTCTCTGTCGCGCCCGGCGTCACGGTTTTCCCCGCGCCGGCCGCGGCGGTTTTCCCGCACGCATGTGCGGTTCGGTGTTTCCGTGCGCTGGCCCTGGCGCGGGCCGGTCCTCTGCGCGGATGCTCGTCGGCTTTGGGGCGGGCGGCTCGTGGGGGTTGGGGTGAGGTGGGGGCTGGGGGTTTCGCAGAGGGCGCAGCGCCCGTGTCATTCCGGCGCGGGCGCTGTACCTCTGCCCCGAAAGGGTGGGCGTATGTCCAGACGTGCTTTCACGACTATCGAGTTGATAGTGGTAATTCTCGTCATAGTCGTGTTAGTGGGCATCCTTCTGCCCGCCGCCGGCAGACCACGCGTTAATTCTCGAACGATGAAAGACAGCACTCAAGTGCGCTCCATTCATCAATCCATGGTGACCTGGGCCGGTCAAAACCAGGACAACTATCCGATCCCAAGCGCTATGGATCTTGAAGACACCATTCCCGGGTCGGACACACGTTCTCCGGGGCGCGAAGGGACGAAGTCTGGGAAAGATCTTCCGCGATTCGTCATTTCGTTATTGATGTACTACGGATCGTTCGGCCCCGAGATCGCGGTAAGCCCGAGCGAAGTAAATCCCCTCATCAAGGTCGATCAGTTCTATGAGTTCAACGCTCCGACCGCCGTCGCTCCTGAAAAGCGTTCCAAGGCGATTCTCGATCCCGCATTCGCTTGCTATCCGGACGAAGGAGGAGGCGATGCGGTCATTTCCTCGGCTTCGGGCGTGGCAAGACTTGGAGGATTCTCGTATGCCTTGGTCCCGTTTGTTGGGTCTCGGCGCGCCATGTGGCAATCCACCTTTGATGCGGATCAGGTGATCATTGGCAATCGAGGGCCGTGGTACAAGCTTGACTCGAATGGCACTTGGTCCCTTGATCCGACGGATCGCCGCGGCAAGAACGGCGTGCCCGCGACCGCGTCCAACACGCTCCTGATCCACGGGTCGCGCACCGCTTGGGAAGGAAACGTCGCCCGCAACGACAACTCCGTCGCGTTCGAAACGCGTCCGGACCCGGAGAACATCCCGATCACGTACGGCGCGGCACTCTCAAAGGCGGGCATTCCGAAATACGACAACATCTTCGCGAACGAAGACGAGGGCGGGAACGGCAAGTCGTACTCCCGCGCCGACGATCGGATCACCCCCGCGAATTTCGACAAGCGCAAGAACAATTACCTGCGCTGCTGGGGCGGCGATGGGTCCGGAAGCAACCTGACCTTCGATCCCGCGACCGGCAAGATCAATTCGATTATCGATTTCTGGTACGACTGAAGTCCCACGAACCGAATTCGCTGTACGCTCCCCGCGTGGGAGAACTCTCACACATTCCGGTCCTGTCGCGGGAGGTCGCCGAGGTGCTCGCGCTGCGACCCGGTGAGACGTACGCGGATTGCACGGCCGGTCGGGGCGGGCACGCGGCGCTGCTCGCGCCGCTGACTCAGCCGGGCGGGCGCGTTGTGCTGAACGACGCAGACGCGTCGAATCTGGAATTTGCCGCGTCGATCGTGTCGCGGCGCACTCCCGAAGCAGAGATTCGCCGATTCCAGGGCAACTTCGCGCTCCTGCCTCGGGAAATGGAGTCGAAGGGCATCCGGGCCGACGCCGTTCTCGCCGACTTCGGGTTCTCGAGTACGCAGATCGAGGAGGCGGATCGCGGATTTTCGTTCATGCGGTCGGGCCGGCTCGACATGCGCTTCGACGTGTCGCGCGGCCTTTCCGCTGCGGATCTCGTGAACACGGCCTCGGAGCGGGAGCTTGCCCGAATTCTGAGAGATTTTGGAGAGGAGCCCGCATTTGCCAGGATCGCACGCGCGATCGTCGATGCGAGGAAAACGACGACGATCGCCACAACCGATGCGCTCGCCGACATCATCCGGGGGGTGGCCGGAAAGCGGCCGGGAAGCGGAATGGATCCGGCGACAAAATCGTTTCAGGCGTTACGGATTGCCGTGAACGACGAGATCGGGAGCATCGAGGCATTGCTCGCCCAGATCGCCAGGGCTGCCAGATCAGTGTCCGGTAAG
The DNA window shown above is from Phycisphaeraceae bacterium and carries:
- the rsmH gene encoding 16S rRNA (cytosine(1402)-N(4))-methyltransferase RsmH; amino-acid sequence: MGELSHIPVLSREVAEVLALRPGETYADCTAGRGGHAALLAPLTQPGGRVVLNDADASNLEFAASIVSRRTPEAEIRRFQGNFALLPREMESKGIRADAVLADFGFSSTQIEEADRGFSFMRSGRLDMRFDVSRGLSAADLVNTASERELARILRDFGEEPAFARIARAIVDARKTTTIATTDALADIIRGVAGKRPGSGMDPATKSFQALRIAVNDEIGSIEALLAQIARAARSVSGKGVGGLDGPGGVDRLWLKKGARIALITFHSLEDRPVKTMFADMCKEGLATDLARGGITASDEEVRANPRARSARLRAIKLSA